The genomic DNA TATTATGATTGAAATTATGGGAAGACATAGCAACATAATAATAACTCATGGTGAAGAAAATAAAATTATAGATTCTATAAAAAGAGTCCCTTTTAGCATAAGTAGAGTTCGTCAAGTTTTACCTGGTCATGATTATTCATTACCACCAGAACAAAACAAACTCAACCCTCTTGATGATATATCTAAGGATTTGTTTATTAAAAACCTAGAGGAATTGGAAGGACCTATCTTTAAGTCTATATATTCTAGATTTCTAGGTATAAGCCCTATTATAGCTAAAGAAATTTGCTACAGAGCAGGTGTAAATCAAAATGCTATCATAAAGGATATATCTGATGAACAATTTGATTCTTTACACAAAGTATTTTGTAATTTATTCAATGATATAAATTCTAACAAATACTCTCCTTGCATTATTATAGATAAAAAGGTGGATAAGGTAGTTGATTTCAGTTGTATAAACCTTACATTATTTAGCGATTTATCATATATAAATAAGGATAGTATGTCTCGTATTCTGGAAGATTTCTATAGAACTAAGGATATTAAAGATAGAATTAATCAACGTTCATCTGATTTAAAGAAGAGTATATCTGTTAAGCTTGATAGACTTTATAATAAACTTAAAAAACAAGAAGAAGAATTATCAGAATCCGAAAATGCAGACATTTATAAGATAAAAGGAGAATTGATTACTTCATATATTTATATGGTAGAAAAAGGTATGGAAAGTATTGAAGTTGCTAACTTCTATGATGAAAATTGTAATGATGTAACAATAGAATTAAATAAAAACTTGACACCATCTGAAAATGCTCAAAAATACTTTAAAAAGTATAACAAAATGAAACATGCTAAAGTCGAGATATCTCATCAAATTTCCTTAAATAAGGAAGAAATAGATTACTTAGAAAACATAATTTTAAGTATTGAAAACTGTGAAAATTTAGCTGAATTACAAGATATAAAAGAAGAACTTGCTAAAGTTGGATACATCAAGACTCAAAAGAAAAACAGTAAAAAGGATACTATCCCATCTACAAAACCTCATGAATTTGTGTCTTCTGATGGATTTAAAATATTGGTTGGTAAAAACAATAAGCAAAATGACTATCTTACACTAAGACTTGCTGATAATGATGACTTATGGATGCATACAAAGAATATTCCTGGTTCTCATGTAATAATAAAGTGTGCTGGTAAGGAAGTCCCTGATAATACTGTATTTGAAGGAGCTATGCTAGCAGCATTCTTTAGTAAGTCAAAACTTTCTTCTCAGGTGCCTGTAGACTATACTAAGAGAAAAAATGTGAAAAAACCTAGTGGTTCTAAACCAGGTATGGTTATTTATGAAACTAACAGTACTATTTATGTTACTCCTGAAGAAGAAACAGTAGCCAAGCTTAAGGTTAAATCTGAATAAATTCTGCACTAAATACAAAATAAATGTTAGACAACTACACATTATCATTCTAAATAAAAATAGTGGCCTTCTTATAAAGTACAATAATAGGGCCACTTTCTAATTAGCTTACTTTTAATTTTCTAACAAAATACTTTTCTGTTTTAATAACTATACTTATATTCCCAACAAATATTTTCAGTTTTCTTATATAGATGTAATTAAAAAGTTAACACTAAAAGCTATTTTTTAATTTAGTGATTTGTTTTAGTAATTCATTATATTCTGATTCATACAATTCTTTTTTTAGATTATCTTTTTCTATAGATAACATAGATATAACAGTTGTAAGTCTATTTTCTAATACTAGAAGATTTTCTTTTTTGATTTGGTTTTCTCTACTAGGAGTTTTTTTATTTCTGCTAATTATATATTCGTCATAATTACAATCAAACTCCCTTATTTTAGCATCTTTTATCTCTATAATATAGTTACAAATATGTGATACAAATACTCTATCATGAGACACTATAAGCATAGTTTTATCAGTATTTATCAGTGCCTTTTCCAGTGCTTCCATAGATTTTATATCTAAGTAATTTGTTGGTTCATCAAATACTAAAAAATTATTATCTTCCAATATTATTTTACATAGTGCTATTTTTACCTTTTCTCCACCACTAAGTACTTTTACTTTTTTGTAGACATCATCACCTTTAAACCCAAATAGGCTTAAGTTTATCCTTATAAAAGATTCATCAAATGAACTATTAACTTTAGTATTGTATAGAACACTCTTTTTCTCATCTAATAAACTTTGATTTTGGTCAAAATAACCTACTTTTACCTTGTTATTTATTTTTATATTGTCATTTTTATCAGCCAATATTTCTTTTATCAGAGTACTTTTTCCACACCCATTATCACCTAATAATGCTATCTTTTTACCTCTTTTTATCTTAAAGGAAACATTATCTAACAGGAGCTTATTTTCTAACTTTAGAGTCATATCTTTTATCTCTACTAGATTTTTGCTAATTATCTCCATACCATCTTGAATCTTAATGTTCATTTCTTTAGAAACTTTAGGTTTATTCTTTACCTCAAGTTTATCAATTCTGCTTTTTATAGCCTTCACATTTGAGTCCAACTTTTTCTTATTAGTCTGACCACCCATTTTGTGCAACCTAGCTTCTGAATTACCCATTCTTTTTGGTGTTTTTCTTATGCCCTCACTTAAAGCTTTTTTATATAAAAGAGCTTTTTCAAGCCTTTTTTTCTCTTTAACATATTCTTGATACTCAAAATCAGCTCTTTTTACTTCTTCATCTTTTTGCATTAAATAATCAGTGTAATTGCCTTTGTAAGCTTTTAGTTTTCCATCTTCTAGTTCTAATATAGTTGTACATAACTCATCCAGAAAACGTCTATCATGAGATATTAATAATAATGCTCCCTCATGCCTTTTAAACATATCTTCCAAAACCCCAATGCTTTTTTTATCTAAGTTTGAAGTTGGCTCATCAGCTATTATGATATTTTTCTTATTACTCAGCGCATCTGCTATTTTTAACTTAACCTTTTCCCCTCCTGATAAGTGTTCTTCAAATTTATCTGGAGCATTTAAAAGACTCTTCTCCTTACTATGACCACATGTTTCAATATTATTTTCACTCTGACTTATATAAGAATAGCTTTCTGTAAGGTAAGTATATCCTTCATCAATTTCTATTTCTCCCAATATTGCTTTTAATAATGTTGTTTTTCCTTGACCATTTGAACCAACTAGACCTATTTTGTCATTTTCTAATATTTCAAGTTTATCTATATCCAAAATTAATTTATCTGCATAATATTTCTTTAAATTCTCTACTTTTACTAACAACATAAAAAATCCCTCCTTAACACACTTAAATATAAGGAGAGATTCTATAAATAGGCATAACAAATAAACGTATAGACTATAATCTACTCTCCTTAATTTAAGCATTGCAAATAAAGCCACCAAAATAGGCTTTTCAAAAATTACAATACTTTAAATTATAAAAAATAGATTATATTCTCATTGTCCTAGTTACCTTGCCCTTTCTTTCATTTATTTTTAATCATTATATCAACATTAATTACAAATGTCTATAGAAAATTAACTAATTTTAGTTATTCAATATAGAACTTATTCTTTAAATTTAT from Clostridioides difficile ATCC 9689 = DSM 1296 includes the following:
- a CDS encoding Rqc2 family fibronectin-binding protein, translated to MALDGLVIHSIVDELSSKLTGGKIDKIHQPEDDEVIFNIRNNKENFRLVLSASASNPRVYLTSNYQKENPLKAPMFCMLLRKYIQGGNIVEISQIGFERIIKISVESLDELKEKTVKNIMIEIMGRHSNIIITHGEENKIIDSIKRVPFSISRVRQVLPGHDYSLPPEQNKLNPLDDISKDLFIKNLEELEGPIFKSIYSRFLGISPIIAKEICYRAGVNQNAIIKDISDEQFDSLHKVFCNLFNDINSNKYSPCIIIDKKVDKVVDFSCINLTLFSDLSYINKDSMSRILEDFYRTKDIKDRINQRSSDLKKSISVKLDRLYNKLKKQEEELSESENADIYKIKGELITSYIYMVEKGMESIEVANFYDENCNDVTIELNKNLTPSENAQKYFKKYNKMKHAKVEISHQISLNKEEIDYLENIILSIENCENLAELQDIKEELAKVGYIKTQKKNSKKDTIPSTKPHEFVSSDGFKILVGKNNKQNDYLTLRLADNDDLWMHTKNIPGSHVIIKCAGKEVPDNTVFEGAMLAAFFSKSKLSSQVPVDYTKRKNVKKPSGSKPGMVIYETNSTIYVTPEEETVAKLKVKSE
- the cplR gene encoding ABC-F type ribosomal protection protein CplR (Contributes to intrinsic pleuromutilin, lincosamide and streptogramin A resistance.) — protein: MLLVKVENLKKYYADKLILDIDKLEILENDKIGLVGSNGQGKTTLLKAILGEIEIDEGYTYLTESYSYISQSENNIETCGHSKEKSLLNAPDKFEEHLSGGEKVKLKIADALSNKKNIIIADEPTSNLDKKSIGVLEDMFKRHEGALLLISHDRRFLDELCTTILELEDGKLKAYKGNYTDYLMQKDEEVKRADFEYQEYVKEKKRLEKALLYKKALSEGIRKTPKRMGNSEARLHKMGGQTNKKKLDSNVKAIKSRIDKLEVKNKPKVSKEMNIKIQDGMEIISKNLVEIKDMTLKLENKLLLDNVSFKIKRGKKIALLGDNGCGKSTLIKEILADKNDNIKINNKVKVGYFDQNQSLLDEKKSVLYNTKVNSSFDESFIRINLSLFGFKGDDVYKKVKVLSGGEKVKIALCKIILEDNNFLVFDEPTNYLDIKSMEALEKALINTDKTMLIVSHDRVFVSHICNYIIEIKDAKIREFDCNYDEYIISRNKKTPSRENQIKKENLLVLENRLTTVISMLSIEKDNLKKELYESEYNELLKQITKLKNSF